Proteins encoded by one window of Tamandua tetradactyla isolate mTamTet1 chromosome 24, mTamTet1.pri, whole genome shotgun sequence:
- the ENOPH1 gene encoding enolase-phosphatase E1 isoform X3: protein MIQAVVDNVCWQMSLDRKTTALKQLQGHMWRAAFIAGRMKAEFFEDVVPAVKKWREAGMKVYIYSSGSVEAQKLLFGYSTEGDILELVDGHFDTKIGHKVESESYRKIADSIGCSTNNILFLTDVTLEASAAEEADVHVAVVVRPGNAGLTDDEKTYYSLITSFNELYLPSST from the exons ATGATCCAAGCTGTGGTAGATAACGTCTGCTGGCAGATGTCTCTGGACCGAAAGACTACAGCATTGAAGCAGCTTCAGGGCCACATGTGGAGGGCAGCATTCATAGCTGGACGCATGAAAGCAGA GTTCTTTGAGGATGTAGTTCCAGCAGTTAAGAAATGGAGAGAGGCTGGAATGAAGGTGTATATCTATTCTTCAGGGAGTGTAGAAGCACAGAAACTGTTATTTGGGTATTCTACAGAGGGAGATATTCTTGAG CTTGTTGATGGTCACTTTGATACCAAGATTGGACACAAAGTAGAGAGTGAGAGTTACCGAAAGATTGCAGACAGTATTGGGTGTTCAACCAACAACATCCTGTTTCTGACAGACGTTACTCTAG AGGCCAGTGCTGCTGAGGAAGCGGACGTGCATGTAGCTGTAGTGGTGAGACCTGGCAACGCAGGATTAACCGATGATGAAAAGACTTACTACAGCCTCATCACATCCTTCAATGAACTGTACCTGCCTTCCTCAACCTAG